A genome region from Hevea brasiliensis isolate MT/VB/25A 57/8 chromosome 9, ASM3005281v1, whole genome shotgun sequence includes the following:
- the LOC110647363 gene encoding uncharacterized protein LOC110647363: MDSETSSAAAGSKSDNSKTDPIWKHVRMLKPQNTNDIVCNSFDKVTKGGIYQAKKRLVGGFRNVTMCRKRPALVCEEMQEYMKKKVLKKGFDKSSFPDFEDVERFSDDENEDEIAANTGGSLEGSSKVAEMRKRTRTKGPIDLYFAQNAEIVMQDKKNTKMKQTTTNEARKKKLREKACRAIAQWMYDAGIPFSAVNYPSFQVMVESIGQFGIGLKAPTFHEVRVPLLNKEVANVRSSLKSYEDEWAKHGCSIMVDSWTNKKQRTLINLLVNSSKGTVFIESIDASEYSKTDEKMFELLDRFVERIGEANVVQVVTNNTSNCVLAGKLLEVKRPHLCWTPCAAHCLNLILEDIGKMTNIYNTIKRAVTLNGYICVRPGVANTLRHFTSERDLIRPAVTRFATAFLTLQRIHKHKTNLKKMFTSEEWTKSEWAKEPAGKKVSSIVMMPTFWTNMAYVLKIFGPLIRVLRLVEGEKMPAMGYIYKAMDRAKEAIAKSFGENEEKYKAIFEIIDKRWEGQLHQPLHAAGYYLNPEFFYSNADIYQDEKVMLGLYKVMQRLIPSEEEQDKIVKQLILYQNVEGIFGIDMAVRNRKTISPVDWWKAYGSSAPNLRNFAIKVLSLTCSASGCERNWNIFEHIHNKKRNRLAQQRLNDLVFVKYNRALKRRHDARDYIDPISLKDIDDNNEWLMGKMKEELDRDELVFKDDTLTLNMVTAIGVEENAYNTKSGKEKNVESASISRSMPKEKERASSTNLRTNTPLLFKDEEDDENIDFEDEYQEDEAIEEDEENYDATLDEEDYDATFDED, encoded by the exons ATGGATTCCGAAACATCTTCTGCTGCCGCTGGTTCTAAAAGTGACAATAGCAAAACAGATCCCATTTGGAAACATGTGCGTATGTTAAAGCCACAAAATACAAATGATATTGTTTGCAACTCTTTTGACAAAGTTACAAAGGGAGGGATATACCAAGCTAAGAAGCGTTTGGTTGGAGGATTTCGGAATGTCACCATGTGTAGGAAGCGTCCAGCTCTTGTATGTGAAGAAATGCAAGAGTATATGAAGAAAAAGGTTTTAAAAAAGGGCTTTGATAAAAGTTCTTTTCCAGATTTTGAAGATGTTGAAAGGTTTAGTGATGATGAAAATGAAGATGAAATTGCTGCAAACACAGGAGGCTCATTGGAAGGAAGTAGTAAAGTTGCAGAAATGAGAAAGAGGACAAGGACAAAGGGTCCTATTGATTTATATTTTGCTCAAAATGCAGAAATAGTGATGCAAGATAAGAAAAATACAAAGATGAAGCAAACCACTACAAATGAGGCACGTAAAAAGAAATTGCGAGAAAAAGCATGTAGGGCTATAGCTCAGTGGATGTATGATGCGGGAATTCCTTTTAGTGCTGTCAATTATCCAAGTTTTCAAGTGATGGTGGAGTCTATTGGACAATTTGGTATTGGTTTGAAGGCACCTACTTTCCATGAGGTGCGAGTTCCCTTATTGAATAAAGAAGTTGCTAATGTGAGGAGTTCATTGAAGTCTTATGAAGATGAATGGGCAAAGCATGGTTGTTCTATAATGGTAGATAGTTGGACTAATAAGAAGCAAAGGACCTTGATTAATTTATTGGTGAATTCTTCGAAAGGAACCGTTTTCATTGAATCTATTGACGCTTCAGAGTATTCAAAGACCGATGAAAAGATGTTTGAGCTTCTTGATAGATTCGTGGAGCGTATTGGAGAGGCTAATGTGGTTCAAGTTGTGACAAATAATACTAGCAATTGTGTGCTTGcag GAAAATTGTTAGAAGTCAAGCGCCCGCATTTGTGTTGGACTCCTTGTGCTGCCCATTGCTTAAATTTGATTCTAGAAGATATTGGGAAAATGACCAATATTTATAACACAATTAAAAGGGCAGTGACTTTGAATGGCTACATTTGTGTTCGTCCAGGTGTAGCGAACACGTTACGGCACTTCACAAGTGAAAGAGACCTAATTAGGCCTGCCGTCACAAGATTTGCAACTGCTTTTCTCACTCTTCAACGCATACATAAGCATAAGACTAATTTGAAAAAGATGTTCACTTCAGAGGAATGGACTAAAAGTGAGTGGGCAAAAGAGCCGGCTGGTAAAAAAGTGAGTAGTATTGTCATGATGCCTACTTTCTGGACTAATATGGCTTATGTCTTAAAGATATTTGGTCCATTAATTCGAGTGCTTAGATTAGTTGAAGGTGAGAAAATGCCGGCAATGGGATATATTTATAAGGCCATGGATAGGGCTAAAGAAGCAATTGCAAAGTCATTtggtgaaaatgaagaaaaatacaAGGCCATATTTGAGATTATTGATAAACGGTGGGAAGGCCAACTCCACCAACCTTTGCATGCAGCTGGATATTATTTGAATCCTGAATTCTTTTATTCAAATGCTGATATTTATCAAGATGAAAAGGTTATGCTTGGTTTATATAAAGTTATGCAAAGGTTGATTCCAAGTGAAGAAGAGCAAGACAAAATCGTGAAACAATTAATTTTGTATCAAAATGTTGAAGGCATATTTGGAATCGATATGGCAGTTAGAAATCGAAAGACGATATCTCCAG ttGACTGGTGGAAGGCTTATGGATCTTCAGCTccaaatttgagaaattttgctATAAAAGTGCTTAGCCTCACTTGTAGTGCATCTGGTTGTGAGCGTAATTGGAACATCTTTGAGCAT AttcataataaaaaaagaaataggcTAGCTCAACAACGCTTGAATGATTTGGTGTTTGTGAAGTATAATAGGGCATTAAAGCGCCGACATGATGCACGTGACTACATTGATCCTATCTCATTGAAAGACATAGATGATAATAATGAATGGTTGATGGGTAAAATGAAGGAAGAGTTAGATAGAGATGAGCTTGTTTTTAAAGATGACACCTTGACATTGAATATGGTTACTGCTATTGGAGTTGAAGAGAATGCCTACAACACTAAATCAGGGAAAGAAAAAAATGTTGAATCAGCATctatttcaagatctatgccaaaggaaaaagaaagagcaTCATCCACTAACTTGAGAACTAATACTCCTTTACTTTTTAAAGATGAGGAAGatgatgaaaatattgattttgaagATGAGTATCAAGAGGATGAAGCtatagaagaagatgaagaaaattaTGATGCTACTCTTGATGAAGAAGATTATGATGCTACTTTTGATGAAGATTGA